The following proteins are co-located in the Terriglobales bacterium genome:
- a CDS encoding 2'-deoxycytidine 5'-triphosphate deaminase: protein MSTPSQTRSSDSELERSNGILPSQSIRSLVANGTIGAPANTQITDAQIQPASIDLRLGEQAFHIRASFLPGKSATLEGKIGDGLLIDTVDLREPALLTPNSVYVIKLKETLRLPADISGIANPKSTTGRLDIFTRLITEHAEEFERVPRGYTGELYVEVVTRSFPVYVREGLKLNQLRFIRGKAEARGDSALRELAKDDLLVRYESEGRLVSAINRGLSVTVNLEATDRSDIVAYKAKKFATPVDLSKVRHYEMSDFWEFIRAPRSRRLILEPHEFYLLASKEKVRVPPDHAAEMVAYDPTMGEFHVHYAGFFDPGFGYGSKGEIPGTKAVLEVRAHDMPILLEDGQFVGKLLYYRMAATPQVVYGQDIGSSYQRQELTPSKQFKLPEEQHETSTERNISDWGTRSRREMVMLEQH from the coding sequence ATGAGCACTCCCAGCCAGACCCGCTCTTCCGACTCTGAACTCGAACGCAGCAACGGAATTCTCCCGTCACAGTCTATTCGCTCCTTGGTCGCAAACGGCACGATAGGCGCGCCTGCCAATACGCAAATCACCGACGCACAAATCCAGCCGGCGAGCATCGACCTCCGTCTCGGCGAGCAGGCATTTCACATTCGCGCCAGCTTTTTGCCGGGCAAATCGGCGACGCTCGAAGGCAAGATCGGAGACGGGCTCCTCATCGACACCGTCGATCTGCGTGAACCTGCGCTGCTTACGCCGAACTCGGTTTACGTGATCAAGCTCAAGGAGACACTCCGGCTGCCCGCCGACATCAGCGGTATCGCCAATCCCAAGAGCACCACTGGACGTCTCGACATTTTCACACGGCTCATCACCGAGCATGCCGAAGAGTTCGAGCGCGTCCCGCGCGGATATACCGGCGAACTTTATGTCGAAGTCGTCACGCGCAGCTTCCCCGTGTATGTGCGCGAGGGACTCAAGCTGAACCAGCTCCGCTTCATTCGGGGCAAGGCCGAAGCCCGTGGTGACAGCGCTCTCCGCGAACTTGCGAAAGACGACCTGCTCGTCCGGTACGAGAGCGAAGGTCGCCTGGTGAGCGCGATCAACCGTGGACTGTCGGTCACCGTGAATCTCGAAGCAACCGATCGCTCCGATATCGTGGCGTATAAGGCCAAGAAGTTTGCCACACCGGTTGACCTCAGCAAAGTCCGCCATTACGAAATGTCAGACTTCTGGGAGTTTATTCGCGCTCCGCGCAGCCGCCGTCTCATTCTGGAACCACACGAGTTCTACCTCCTCGCTTCAAAAGAAAAGGTCCGCGTTCCTCCCGATCATGCGGCAGAGATGGTCGCCTACGATCCCACTATGGGAGAGTTCCACGTGCACTACGCGGGCTTCTTCGATCCCGGGTTCGGCTATGGATCCAAAGGCGAAATCCCCGGAACAAAGGCGGTCCTCGAGGTTCGTGCTCACGACATGCCAATTCTCCTCGAAGACGGGCAGTTCGTCGGCAAACTGCTGTACTACCGCATGGCCGCCACGCCGCAAGTGGTCTACGGCCAGGACATCGGCTCCTCCTACCAGCGCCAGGAGCTAACGCCCAGCAAGCAATTCAAGCTCCCTGAGGAACAACACGAGACCTCAACCGAACGTAACATCTCCGACTGGGGCACACGTTCTAGGCGGGAGATGGTCATGCTTGAGCAGCATTGA
- the panB gene encoding 3-methyl-2-oxobutanoate hydroxymethyltransferase — MSITTSRPGDDSKVTITSIQEKKQQGRPITCLTAYDYATSRLVDQVGIDMILVGDSLAMVVLGYENTLPITVEEMLHHTRAVRRGVKRALVIADMPFASYQVDEKQAVKNAARFLKDGGAEAVKIEGGEKRVSLIHRLLDAEVPIMGHIGLTPQSVHMMGGYRVQGKTLNAIECLVKDAVALDRAGVFSIVLEGIPREVARIITEEVECPTIGIGAGPDCDGQVLVIHDILNLSDRQPAKFVRQYADAAALINKAVSEFKADVEAKTFPSDSESYHLPKETQAALETIRVRKRAMVR; from the coding sequence ATGAGCATCACCACCTCTCGTCCGGGTGACGATTCCAAGGTCACCATCACCTCCATACAAGAGAAGAAGCAGCAAGGCAGGCCGATTACCTGTCTCACTGCGTATGACTATGCGACTTCGCGCCTAGTCGATCAAGTGGGCATCGACATGATCCTGGTCGGCGACTCGCTCGCCATGGTCGTCCTCGGCTACGAGAACACGCTGCCGATCACCGTCGAAGAAATGTTGCATCACACGCGCGCCGTTCGTCGCGGAGTAAAGCGCGCGCTGGTGATCGCGGACATGCCGTTCGCTTCGTACCAGGTGGACGAAAAGCAGGCGGTCAAGAACGCCGCACGATTCCTGAAAGATGGTGGGGCCGAAGCAGTAAAGATCGAAGGCGGCGAAAAACGCGTGAGCCTCATTCATCGCCTGCTCGACGCCGAGGTTCCCATTATGGGACACATTGGCCTTACGCCTCAGTCCGTCCACATGATGGGCGGCTACCGCGTGCAGGGCAAGACTCTGAATGCTATTGAGTGCCTGGTCAAAGACGCCGTAGCTCTCGACCGCGCAGGCGTATTCTCGATCGTGCTCGAAGGCATTCCGCGCGAAGTAGCCCGCATCATCACCGAAGAAGTCGAGTGCCCGACCATCGGCATCGGCGCTGGTCCGGACTGCGACGGCCAAGTACTGGTTATTCACGACATCCTGAACTTGAGCGACCGCCAACCGGCAAAATTCGTCCGACAATATGCCGATGCAGCCGCGCTAATCAACAAAGCCGTGTCAGAATTCAAAGCGGATGTAGAAGCAAAAACATTCCCCTCAGATAGCGAGTCGTATCACCTGCCCAAGGAAACGCAAGCAGCCCTCGAAACAATCAGGGTCCGCAAAAGAGCAATGGTGCGATAA
- a CDS encoding metallophosphoesterase — protein sequence MSSAQTITIAHLSDLHLGLKSHRGTEERLQQAINLIRSRHVDAVIVSGDIGDKYEQSWNKARQMLAALKVPVYYVPGNHDDSASTAERYNEVFGKDYYTFDVKSIHFIALDSQLLGNFSNFHSPVPLQVPKEDEPAAEKMLAWLNGLHIHGTVIPFQHVPPDRPSPQSSPDDKPYWILHDPWRTRELDALRKLGVKNILAGHWHQGTIYNVDGFTIHVAPATSWSPKSPLGFAIHRISKDGKVNTEFVYFEHQPFVSTVPARRDGSLK from the coding sequence GTGTCGTCGGCCCAGACAATCACGATCGCACACCTCTCGGATCTACATCTAGGCCTCAAGTCTCATCGCGGCACCGAAGAACGCCTCCAGCAGGCGATCAACCTGATTCGTTCGCGCCATGTGGACGCAGTCATCGTCAGCGGCGACATCGGAGACAAGTACGAGCAATCCTGGAATAAAGCCCGCCAGATGCTCGCCGCGCTCAAAGTTCCGGTCTACTACGTCCCCGGCAACCACGATGACAGCGCATCAACCGCCGAGCGTTACAACGAAGTTTTCGGGAAGGACTACTACACCTTCGACGTAAAAAGCATTCACTTCATCGCGCTCGACTCGCAGTTACTCGGCAACTTCAGCAACTTCCATTCCCCAGTTCCGCTGCAAGTTCCAAAAGAGGACGAGCCCGCCGCGGAGAAGATGCTGGCTTGGCTGAATGGCTTGCATATTCATGGAACGGTAATCCCCTTCCAGCACGTCCCGCCGGACCGTCCATCGCCGCAAAGCTCTCCGGACGACAAGCCCTATTGGATTCTCCACGACCCCTGGCGCACGCGCGAGCTCGATGCGCTACGCAAGCTCGGGGTGAAAAACATACTTGCCGGCCACTGGCATCAAGGTACGATCTACAACGTAGATGGATTCACGATTCACGTTGCTCCAGCCACAAGCTGGTCGCCAAAGAGCCCGCTCGGCTTTGCCATCCATCGCATTTCGAAGGATGGAAAAGTAAACACAGAGTTCGTTTACTTCGAGCACCAACCATTTGTCAGTACCGTCCCGGCACGCCGGGACGGCTCCCTGAAATGA
- the panC gene encoding pantoate--beta-alanine ligase: MKLVTTVNEARAAVQSAKADGKRVALVPTMGALHAGHISLVRATKARCDFVTASIFVNPTQFGPKEDYSKYPRSLDADRKNLEAEGVDLVFAPAVEEMYPQGATTFVNVDEISERLDGRSRPGHFRGVATVVAKLFHILEPDVAFFGQKDAAQVAIIRRMVRDLMFPIEIVVAPIIREADGLALSSRNVYLSPDERRQALVLSRALREIESQYREGERDSKKLIEAALAVFASEPAVRVDYIELVDPDTLEDVATVSARTLAAVAAFVGTTRLIDNVTLDQNRRR, translated from the coding sequence ATGAAACTAGTTACAACCGTAAACGAGGCGCGCGCGGCCGTTCAGTCGGCGAAAGCCGACGGCAAACGCGTTGCTCTCGTTCCAACCATGGGCGCTCTCCACGCCGGACACATCTCCCTCGTGCGCGCAACCAAAGCGCGTTGCGATTTTGTCACAGCATCGATCTTCGTGAATCCGACGCAGTTTGGACCAAAAGAGGACTACTCGAAGTATCCGCGCAGCCTCGACGCCGACCGCAAAAATCTCGAAGCCGAGGGCGTGGACCTTGTCTTCGCGCCTGCAGTCGAAGAGATGTATCCGCAGGGTGCCACTACGTTTGTGAACGTCGATGAAATAAGCGAACGTCTCGATGGTCGCTCTCGTCCAGGACACTTCCGCGGGGTCGCGACAGTCGTAGCCAAGCTCTTCCACATACTCGAACCTGATGTTGCGTTCTTTGGCCAAAAAGACGCAGCTCAGGTAGCAATCATCCGCCGGATGGTTCGCGATCTGATGTTCCCGATTGAGATCGTCGTCGCGCCGATCATCCGCGAAGCCGATGGTCTCGCGCTCTCATCGCGCAACGTGTATCTCTCTCCTGACGAGCGCAGGCAAGCGCTCGTGCTCTCGCGCGCTCTGCGCGAGATCGAATCGCAATATCGCGAAGGTGAGCGGGATTCGAAGAAACTCATCGAAGCAGCGCTCGCAGTTTTCGCCAGCGAGCCTGCGGTGCGAGTCGATTACATCGAGCTGGTTGATCCCGACACGCTGGAGGATGTGGCCACGGTTTCGGCACGTACGCTAGCCGCAGTGGCGGCATTTGTGGGCACGACGAGGCTGATCGATAACGTAACACTGGATCAGAACCGGCGGCGGTAG
- a CDS encoding cupin domain-containing protein, with the protein MTKHDKDSKEISRRGFLELGSAAVAGVAGILSVAEGASAQSPEKISTGRTTRITDPGPTDKSLDSANPDVSVPPLTDSGGVPTFKYPFSLSNRRTFEGGWSREVTVRELPVSKSMAGVNMRLTAGGIRELHWHTAAEWAIMLYGSARITAIDNDGRSFVRDTSEGDLWYFPTGIPHSIQGLAPDGAEFLLVFDDGDFSEYATVLLSDIVTHTPKEVLLKNFGMSQQAAQSMREGELFIFQAPVPGPVTQDQKLAAGNLGSSSYDFSFRTRDLAPTKKTKGGEVLIVDSSTFKASTTVAAAIVTVHPGGLRELHWHQHADEWQYYMSGTGRMTILAPGHRARTMNFTAGDVGYVQQSLPHYIENTGNTDLKFLEMFKTGRYQDLSLSEWLAHTPPELVMAHLNIDKNTYEMIPKTKAVILPE; encoded by the coding sequence ATGACCAAACACGACAAGGACTCCAAAGAAATCTCACGTCGCGGCTTTCTCGAGCTAGGCTCTGCGGCGGTTGCCGGCGTCGCTGGCATTCTTTCAGTTGCGGAGGGAGCCTCAGCGCAGTCGCCGGAAAAGATCTCCACCGGCCGAACCACGCGCATTACTGATCCCGGCCCCACGGACAAATCGCTCGACAGCGCAAATCCTGATGTCAGCGTGCCGCCGCTCACCGACTCAGGGGGCGTTCCGACATTCAAATATCCATTCTCGCTCTCGAACCGGCGCACCTTCGAAGGCGGATGGTCGCGCGAGGTCACCGTCCGCGAGCTACCGGTGTCGAAATCGATGGCCGGAGTGAACATGCGGCTGACCGCTGGCGGAATCCGCGAGCTGCACTGGCACACCGCTGCCGAGTGGGCGATCATGCTCTACGGCTCGGCCAGAATCACGGCGATCGACAACGACGGCCGCAGCTTCGTGCGCGATACCAGCGAAGGCGACCTCTGGTATTTCCCCACAGGAATACCGCATTCCATCCAAGGGCTCGCCCCCGACGGCGCCGAGTTTCTTCTGGTCTTCGATGACGGCGACTTCTCCGAATACGCAACGGTATTGTTGTCGGATATCGTGACTCACACGCCCAAAGAAGTTCTGCTGAAGAACTTCGGAATGTCGCAGCAGGCGGCGCAGAGCATGCGTGAAGGCGAGCTGTTCATCTTCCAGGCGCCGGTACCCGGGCCAGTCACGCAAGATCAGAAGCTCGCTGCAGGAAATCTCGGATCTTCTTCTTACGATTTTTCTTTTCGAACGCGCGATCTGGCGCCAACAAAGAAGACTAAGGGCGGTGAGGTGCTGATCGTCGATTCAAGCACTTTCAAAGCATCGACAACGGTCGCTGCTGCCATCGTAACCGTCCATCCCGGAGGGCTGCGCGAGTTGCACTGGCATCAGCATGCCGACGAATGGCAGTACTACATGAGCGGCACCGGACGGATGACGATCCTTGCTCCCGGCCATCGGGCGCGCACCATGAACTTCACAGCCGGCGATGTGGGATATGTGCAGCAAAGCCTGCCGCATTACATCGAGAACACCGGGAATACCGATTTGAAATTCCTCGAGATGTTCAAGACCGGTCGTTACCAGGACCTCTCGCTGTCAGAGTGGCTGGCGCACACCCCGCCGGAGCTGGTGATGGCCCACCTCAACATCGATAAGAACACCTACGAGATGATCCCAAAGACGAAGGCGGTGATTTTGCCGGAATGA
- the pstS gene encoding phosphate ABC transporter substrate-binding protein PstS: MRRRLLVLAGTALLFCNPVPTAAAQGALVLVGSGSTVPAPLVAKWTEAYNRRAANVQIRYVTSGTDEGITAMSHGSGDFAMGEVPLTSQQHAKSGLIPIPAVVIGIVPIYNLPGNPADLRFSGEVLAEIFLGRIKNWNSPILKKLNPGIKFPDLAIRVINRPPGKGSNYIFTEYLSKVSPKFRSEVGVSASPKWPVGKPAARSSEMVETVMSQMGAIGYVEAQYAIQSRIPFGLVLNPSGRFVKASSESLAHACRAVETPQFDKFSASLTNAPGEHSFPIASFDWFYLRSDADDAKRMAALEEFLDWVFSDGQRIAADAGYADLPVPLRAKISARLRNMKQKETAHLRSEDGLSHIGN; the protein is encoded by the coding sequence ATGAGAAGACGTTTGCTGGTTCTTGCCGGAACAGCTCTTCTATTTTGCAATCCAGTTCCCACCGCAGCCGCTCAGGGAGCTTTGGTTCTGGTGGGCTCAGGATCTACTGTCCCAGCGCCGCTGGTTGCGAAATGGACGGAAGCCTACAATCGGCGCGCTGCAAACGTACAGATACGATACGTCACCAGCGGGACCGACGAAGGTATCACCGCGATGTCGCATGGCAGCGGAGACTTCGCCATGGGCGAGGTTCCACTTACCAGCCAGCAACACGCTAAGTCCGGACTGATTCCCATTCCTGCCGTCGTGATCGGCATCGTGCCGATCTATAACCTGCCCGGCAATCCGGCTGATCTGCGATTTTCCGGTGAGGTCCTGGCCGAGATTTTCCTTGGCAGAATCAAAAACTGGAACTCTCCGATTCTGAAAAAGCTCAATCCGGGAATCAAGTTCCCGGATTTGGCCATCCGTGTCATCAATCGCCCGCCAGGCAAGGGATCGAACTACATCTTCACTGAGTATCTCTCCAAGGTAAGCCCAAAATTCCGGAGCGAAGTGGGAGTCAGCGCCTCTCCTAAATGGCCAGTGGGCAAACCTGCGGCACGCAGCTCCGAAATGGTGGAAACGGTAATGTCTCAGATGGGAGCCATTGGCTATGTCGAGGCGCAGTATGCCATTCAATCCAGAATTCCGTTTGGTCTTGTGCTCAATCCTTCCGGGCGGTTTGTGAAAGCCTCGTCCGAGAGCCTGGCCCATGCATGTCGAGCGGTGGAAACGCCGCAGTTCGATAAGTTCTCGGCCTCACTTACCAACGCTCCCGGAGAGCATTCGTTCCCCATCGCCAGCTTTGATTGGTTCTACCTCCGCAGCGATGCGGACGATGCCAAACGCATGGCGGCGCTGGAGGAATTTCTGGATTGGGTCTTTTCCGATGGACAGCGAATCGCGGCCGACGCCGGTTATGCCGATTTGCCCGTTCCGCTTCGCGCGAAGATCAGCGCACGGTTGCGGAACATGAAGCAAAAAGAAACAGCTCATCTCCGGAGCGAGGATGGATTGTCTCATATTGGGAACTGA
- the rlmD gene encoding 23S rRNA (uracil(1939)-C(5))-methyltransferase RlmD, translating into MELTIEKLIYGGDGLARGVSGERAKAVFVPYVLPGERVQATIVEDKPGFSHAALDQVLEPSKLRSSPPCPYFGRCGGCHYQHIGYEDQLRFKAEILKETLRRVAKLELAVEIQSHASPPLNYRNRTRFHVRTSPDFAIGYFRHRSHELLPIRECPISSPLINQVLTELWKLAEKQGIPPEIEEIELFANHSDDSCLIELYVDESAEEISLRSFAEVFSRTVPEAVGLVCFRNSRNFDSKADLLWGEPRMNYAAAGETYLVSAGAFFQTNRHLLEQMVELAVNQRKGKLALDLYSGVGLFTLALARRFERVIAVESSTISAQDLRANAHANVKVSIQSTEKYLTSTSGKLRPDLVIVDPPRSGLGSVVCQELLKLSTKELVYVSCDPATLARDLKQLTAGGFKIAEMHLIDLFPQTFHIETCIVLTG; encoded by the coding sequence GTGGAACTCACCATTGAAAAACTAATCTACGGCGGCGATGGACTGGCGCGTGGCGTGTCGGGAGAGCGCGCGAAAGCTGTTTTTGTTCCCTACGTTCTTCCGGGAGAACGCGTCCAGGCGACGATCGTCGAAGATAAGCCGGGCTTTTCTCACGCGGCGCTGGATCAGGTTCTCGAGCCTTCTAAGCTGCGCAGTTCTCCGCCCTGTCCATATTTTGGCCGGTGTGGCGGCTGCCACTATCAGCACATCGGCTATGAAGACCAGCTTCGTTTCAAAGCGGAGATTCTGAAAGAAACGCTGCGGCGTGTTGCCAAACTGGAGCTTGCGGTCGAAATCCAGAGTCATGCTTCTCCTCCGCTCAACTATCGCAACCGCACTCGCTTCCATGTGCGTACAAGCCCTGACTTCGCCATCGGCTATTTTCGCCACCGCTCTCATGAGCTTCTCCCGATCCGGGAATGCCCCATCAGTTCTCCGCTTATCAATCAAGTGCTGACCGAACTGTGGAAGCTTGCAGAGAAGCAGGGAATTCCTCCCGAAATTGAGGAGATTGAACTATTCGCGAACCATTCCGACGACTCATGCTTAATTGAGCTCTACGTTGACGAATCTGCCGAAGAGATCTCGCTGCGGTCATTCGCAGAAGTGTTTTCGAGAACGGTTCCCGAGGCGGTCGGACTCGTCTGTTTTCGGAATTCGCGGAATTTCGACAGCAAAGCCGATTTGCTCTGGGGCGAGCCAAGAATGAATTACGCAGCAGCGGGCGAGACGTATCTCGTTTCAGCGGGTGCTTTCTTCCAAACCAACCGCCACCTTCTCGAGCAGATGGTGGAACTCGCGGTAAATCAGCGCAAAGGAAAGCTCGCATTAGATCTCTATTCCGGTGTGGGACTGTTTACGCTTGCGCTGGCGCGACGCTTTGAACGGGTGATTGCGGTCGAGTCGTCGACGATCTCAGCCCAAGACCTCCGCGCAAATGCACATGCAAATGTGAAGGTTTCAATTCAAAGCACCGAGAAATACCTGACGAGTACGTCAGGCAAACTGCGCCCAGACTTGGTGATCGTCGATCCTCCGCGCAGCGGCCTCGGGAGCGTCGTATGTCAAGAGCTCTTGAAGCTCTCGACAAAAGAATTGGTGTATGTTTCCTGCGATCCAGCAACTCTGGCTCGCGACTTAAAACAGCTTACAGCGGGCGGATTCAAGATCGCCGAGATGCATTTGATCGATCTTTTCCCGCAGACATTCCACATTGAAACCTGCATAGTGTTAACCGGCTGA
- a CDS encoding cation:proton antiporter: protein MTHGADPFLLQLLVIFLWAKIFGELFEQLSLPAVLGEILSGVVLGPYLTAFVIPTDATTSIGELGAIFLLFTVGLETRPKELIKIGASALGVATAGMALPFLMGFVYLMLRHHPTHEAAFIAAAMVATSVGITARVLEDLGVMQTRPAKIILGAAVFDDILGMVLLAVVVGLVSSGEIAWIQLSLLLVEAVGFALAMIFFAPRVIQHMRPGLERMETHNAPLVLALAICLALSVGAEKIGMAAIIGAFFAGLAFAEYAPEWNLTPRVAGINEFLAPFFFFIMGAKLNLSVFNGSLLIAAGVVSVLAIISKLIGCGLPVLREGWDTVMKVGVGMTPRGEVGLIVALLGLQMKMISDAAYAIVVFMTAATTIFAPITLRILYRKQEHTDKAPEYDTGETVERV from the coding sequence ATGACGCACGGCGCCGACCCATTTCTGCTGCAGCTCCTGGTGATCTTCCTTTGGGCGAAGATCTTCGGCGAACTGTTTGAGCAGCTCTCATTGCCCGCGGTGCTGGGAGAGATACTCTCCGGCGTCGTGCTCGGTCCTTACCTTACGGCGTTCGTCATTCCCACCGACGCCACGACCTCCATCGGCGAGTTAGGCGCGATCTTCCTGCTTTTCACGGTAGGACTCGAGACGCGTCCGAAGGAGCTCATAAAAATCGGGGCCTCGGCTTTGGGAGTGGCAACGGCCGGCATGGCTTTGCCCTTCCTGATGGGATTTGTTTACCTGATGCTCCGGCATCACCCCACACATGAAGCGGCGTTCATCGCTGCAGCTATGGTCGCGACCAGCGTCGGAATCACCGCCAGGGTGCTCGAAGACCTCGGCGTGATGCAGACGCGGCCGGCAAAAATCATTCTTGGCGCCGCCGTGTTCGACGACATTCTCGGCATGGTGCTGCTCGCTGTCGTCGTGGGGCTGGTTTCTTCAGGTGAGATCGCGTGGATTCAATTGTCGCTGCTGCTGGTGGAAGCGGTGGGCTTTGCACTGGCCATGATCTTCTTCGCTCCCCGAGTGATTCAGCATATGCGTCCCGGATTGGAACGCATGGAAACGCACAACGCTCCGCTCGTTCTCGCGCTGGCAATCTGCCTGGCGCTTTCTGTTGGCGCCGAAAAGATCGGCATGGCGGCAATTATTGGCGCGTTCTTCGCTGGGCTCGCATTCGCCGAATACGCTCCAGAATGGAATTTGACGCCACGCGTCGCGGGCATTAATGAATTTCTCGCTCCGTTTTTCTTTTTCATCATGGGAGCGAAGCTGAACCTGAGTGTGTTCAACGGATCACTGCTCATCGCTGCCGGCGTGGTTTCCGTGCTTGCGATTATTTCCAAGCTAATCGGTTGCGGACTGCCCGTCTTACGCGAAGGATGGGACACGGTAATGAAGGTAGGCGTTGGCATGACGCCTCGCGGCGAAGTAGGACTGATCGTCGCCCTGCTAGGACTGCAGATGAAGATGATCTCTGACGCAGCCTATGCCATCGTCGTCTTCATGACTGCCGCGACAACTATCTTTGCGCCAATTACCCTTCGCATTCTTTATCGGAAACAGGAGCACACCGATAAAGCTCCCGAGTACGATACCGGCGAAACGGTGGAGCGGGTTTAG
- a CDS encoding adenosine deaminase — translation MAHRKLHTVFLTVLLFQFGYFAAAQNAEQQTARYFESIRNSPPLLEAFLREMPKGGDLHNHLSGAVYAESYLRFAIHDGLCIDRKALAFAASPCDAARDSVPAETALTNPFLYRVLIDALSMRDFHPYSQPGISESGEDHFFATFGRFGLVSRAHTGEMLAEVASRAGRQNESYLELTLGLDRTSAQLASQVGWTEDFDQMRKKLTDAGVAEVVGEVRKQLDEAEAEKDRLLSCNDSAHADPGCKVTIRYIYEVYRGTPKEQVFAEIMSGFALAKADHRYVAVNPVMPEDGYTSMHDYDLHMRMFAYFHKLYPDVHLTEHAGELAAGLVPPAGLRSHIRDAVEIGDAERIGHGVDVMHEDRPIELLQEMARKKIAVEICLTSNDLILGVKGDRHPFPVYRKYGVPVVIATDDEGVSRSDMTHEYLRAVEDYRLSYADLKQIVRDSLKYSFAEAAVKKELTSNLDARFAKFERHTLSAIPK, via the coding sequence ATGGCGCACCGGAAACTTCACACCGTTTTCCTTACCGTTCTACTTTTCCAGTTTGGATACTTCGCTGCGGCTCAGAACGCCGAGCAGCAAACTGCGCGCTATTTCGAGTCGATTCGCAACAGTCCTCCATTGCTTGAGGCTTTTCTTCGCGAAATGCCGAAAGGCGGTGATCTCCACAATCATCTGAGTGGAGCGGTTTATGCCGAAAGCTATCTTCGGTTCGCGATTCATGACGGCTTGTGCATCGATCGCAAAGCGCTGGCATTTGCCGCCTCGCCATGCGACGCAGCGCGCGATAGCGTACCCGCCGAAACGGCACTCACGAATCCGTTCCTGTATCGCGTGCTGATCGATGCGCTGTCGATGCGCGACTTCCATCCATATTCCCAACCTGGCATTTCAGAATCGGGAGAAGACCACTTCTTCGCCACATTCGGGCGCTTCGGACTGGTGTCTCGCGCACACACCGGCGAAATGCTCGCAGAGGTCGCGTCGCGTGCCGGACGACAGAACGAGTCCTACCTGGAACTTACGCTGGGGCTCGATCGGACATCAGCGCAGCTCGCTTCCCAGGTGGGATGGACCGAAGACTTCGATCAAATGCGTAAGAAACTCACAGACGCTGGAGTCGCCGAAGTTGTCGGCGAGGTACGAAAACAATTAGACGAGGCGGAAGCGGAGAAAGATCGCCTGCTTTCCTGCAATGACTCTGCTCATGCCGATCCAGGCTGTAAGGTCACCATTCGCTACATCTACGAGGTCTACCGCGGTACGCCGAAAGAGCAGGTGTTTGCCGAGATCATGTCAGGGTTCGCCCTTGCGAAGGCCGACCATCGCTACGTGGCAGTGAATCCCGTGATGCCGGAAGACGGCTACACGTCGATGCACGACTACGATCTGCACATGCGCATGTTCGCGTACTTTCACAAGCTGTACCCGGACGTCCATCTCACCGAACATGCAGGTGAACTGGCCGCCGGGCTCGTGCCGCCCGCCGGGCTACGTTCGCACATTCGCGATGCCGTGGAGATTGGAGACGCAGAACGCATCGGGCACGGCGTGGATGTAATGCACGAAGATCGTCCGATCGAGTTGCTGCAAGAGATGGCGCGCAAGAAAATCGCTGTCGAAATCTGCCTGACGAGCAATGACCTGATTCTCGGAGTAAAAGGCGATCGCCATCCCTTTCCCGTCTACCGAAAATACGGAGTTCCAGTCGTGATCGCCACCGACGACGAAGGTGTCTCCCGCTCCGACATGACGCACGAGTATCTGCGCGCGGTCGAGGATTATCGATTGAGCTATGCCGACTTGAAGCAGATCGTGCGCGACTCGCTGAAGTACAGCTTTGCCGAGGCGGCGGTTAAGAAGGAACTCACGTCGAATCTAGACGCGAGATTTGCCAAATTTGAGCGGCACACCTTGAGTGCCATTCCCAAATAG
- a CDS encoding YtxH domain-containing protein — protein sequence MKGFLIGLGIGVGLGVLFAPMSGEETRNNLVDRASDLSDSAREMIDQGKERVRSGISTIRSQAENVMGRAQSQQATGTEGNV from the coding sequence ATGAAAGGTTTTCTGATTGGACTCGGAATTGGAGTTGGCTTGGGAGTGCTGTTCGCCCCGATGAGCGGCGAAGAGACTCGTAACAATCTTGTGGATCGCGCCAGCGATCTTTCTGACAGTGCGCGCGAAATGATCGACCAGGGCAAAGAACGCGTACGCTCGGGTATCAGCACCATTCGCAGCCAGGCTGAAAACGTCATGGGACGTGCGCAGTCGCAGCAGGCTACGGGCACCGAAGGCAACGTGTAG